One part of the Bradyrhizobium sp. CB1650 genome encodes these proteins:
- a CDS encoding Rieske 2Fe-2S domain-containing protein: protein MLRAEDNKFLTESGPGTGMGELLRRFWIPVALSKELPDPDGEPKKIVVLGEELLAFRDSRGVVGVIDQYCPHRGANLWLGRNEECGIRCVYHGWKFDTNGACVDMPTSYPDLNAKDLVRIKSYPVREWGEMIWAYMGPADVMPELPDLEMALLPVSHRYVSKKWQDCNWVQALEGAIDTAHFTFAHLSFDKEENEILDIKKHFVNPLVRMNTDHMRWIAEDPRPVIKVVPHDAGLTIAGGRLTGGGDNIYWRIAQFLMPFHAYAPSAMPGENIFGQTFVPVTDTNCWIYTYVWNPERPLTQAEREAYDRGNGVIAEVDHNYVPLRHKGNDYLIDRKLQKTKSYTGIKGVSEQDAAVQDSQGPIADRTREHLGPTDLGIMHFRKTVMELARALQQGEPPPQAAHQDRYAVRSGACVTGRAKDLPAVMLERFGDVAGFVGRPRIAAAE from the coding sequence ATGCTCCGCGCCGAGGACAACAAGTTCCTGACTGAATCGGGCCCTGGAACGGGCATGGGTGAATTGCTGCGCCGGTTCTGGATTCCAGTGGCTCTGTCGAAGGAGCTCCCCGATCCAGATGGCGAGCCGAAAAAGATCGTCGTGCTCGGCGAGGAGCTGCTTGCCTTCCGCGACTCGCGCGGCGTCGTCGGCGTCATCGACCAGTACTGCCCGCACCGCGGCGCCAATCTCTGGCTCGGGCGCAACGAGGAATGCGGCATTCGCTGCGTCTATCACGGTTGGAAGTTCGATACGAACGGCGCTTGCGTCGACATGCCGACCTCCTATCCCGATCTCAACGCCAAAGATCTCGTCCGCATCAAATCCTATCCGGTGCGTGAATGGGGCGAGATGATCTGGGCCTATATGGGCCCGGCCGATGTCATGCCCGAGCTGCCCGACCTCGAAATGGCGCTGCTGCCGGTCTCGCATCGCTACGTCAGCAAGAAATGGCAGGACTGCAACTGGGTGCAGGCGCTGGAAGGTGCGATCGATACCGCGCATTTCACCTTCGCACATCTCTCCTTCGACAAGGAGGAGAACGAGATACTCGACATCAAGAAGCACTTCGTGAATCCGCTTGTACGCATGAACACCGATCACATGCGCTGGATCGCGGAGGATCCGCGCCCCGTGATCAAGGTCGTGCCGCACGATGCGGGACTGACCATCGCCGGCGGTCGGCTCACCGGCGGCGGCGACAACATCTACTGGCGCATCGCGCAGTTCCTGATGCCGTTCCATGCCTACGCCCCGAGCGCGATGCCGGGCGAAAACATCTTTGGCCAGACCTTTGTGCCGGTGACCGATACCAACTGCTGGATCTACACCTATGTCTGGAATCCCGAGCGGCCGCTGACGCAAGCCGAGCGCGAGGCTTATGACCGCGGCAACGGCGTGATCGCGGAGGTCGACCACAACTACGTGCCGCTGCGCCACAAGGGCAATGACTACCTGATCGACCGCAAGCTCCAGAAGACCAAAAGCTACACCGGCATCAAGGGTGTCTCTGAGCAGGACGCTGCCGTGCAGGACAGCCAGGGCCCGATCGCGGATCGCACACGCGAGCATCTGGGTCCAACCGACCTCGGCATCATGCATTTCCGCAAGACCGTGATGGAGCTTGCGCGCGCGCTCCAGCAGGGCGAGCCGCCGCCGCAGGCCGCGCATCAGGACCGCTATGCGGTGCGCTCCGGCGCATGCGTCACCGGCAGGGCCAAGGACCTGCCTGCGGTGATGCTGGAACGCTTCGGCGATGTCGCGGGCTTCGTCGGCCGGCCACGGATCGCAGCGGCGGAGTAA
- a CDS encoding DsrE family protein: MYSFESVARLIAMGAIAVLASNSFAVAQQGGKYWVPNEQSATHKTSEVRKFKKPRATAEMRKRAAFARMQNPAAPKEKEHHLILQVNSNDPAAMNLTLNNATNVSEYYKGLGEKVRIEVVTFGPGLHMLREDTSPVKARIEEMALRSPEVSFKACGNTQDKMQKAENKSIPIIKQAEVVKSGVVRVMELQEKGWAYVKP; the protein is encoded by the coding sequence ATGTATAGTTTCGAATCTGTTGCGAGATTGATTGCGATGGGTGCCATCGCCGTGCTGGCTTCCAATTCATTTGCGGTGGCCCAGCAAGGTGGAAAATACTGGGTGCCGAACGAGCAGTCCGCCACTCACAAGACGAGCGAGGTCCGGAAATTCAAGAAGCCGCGAGCCACGGCCGAAATGCGCAAGCGAGCCGCATTTGCGCGCATGCAAAATCCGGCGGCGCCGAAAGAGAAGGAACATCATCTGATCCTACAGGTGAACTCCAATGATCCTGCCGCCATGAACCTCACGCTCAACAACGCAACGAACGTGAGCGAATACTACAAAGGCCTTGGCGAGAAGGTGAGGATCGAGGTGGTCACGTTCGGCCCGGGCCTGCACATGCTCCGCGAGGATACGTCGCCGGTGAAGGCTCGCATCGAGGAGATGGCCCTCAGGTCGCCCGAAGTGTCGTTCAAGGCCTGCGGTAACACCCAGGACAAGATGCAGAAGGCCGAGAACAAGTCCATACCGATCATCAAGCAGGCGGAAGTCGTGAAGTCGGGCGTCGTGCGCGTGATGGAACTGCAGGAAAAGGGATGGGCCTACGTGAAGCCGTGA
- a CDS encoding TAXI family TRAP transporter solute-binding subunit: MKRSIGLRSLFLLATLVPLLLALQPSPADTRPQHARPQKARLIRAEPSRLKPEVVAMNAWTVGLAGGLLEGAPIRLAAEVARVVDDGDNLHVLPVVTRGATENLNSLLYLRGIDAAIINSDALEEYKSQVPDIQRRIAYVLNLFPSELHVFVRPEIKTLSDLAGKKVNFNSQGTAAAYSGPLIFSRLGIDIEKTFIPHQIALEQMRKGEMAAVVFITSKPVDAFVKGRFEPGFKFLPVPYESKFEDYYLPAALDAADYPNLIKQGDRVATIAVPTALVAFNWPASTNRYERVARFVDHLFSRIDKLQGPGFDAKWKSINLGATVPGLARFPAAQAWLDRQPRTTQASQ; this comes from the coding sequence ATGAAAAGGTCTATCGGATTGCGCTCGCTGTTCCTGCTTGCGACCCTGGTGCCGTTGCTCCTGGCACTTCAGCCGTCCCCCGCGGATACGCGGCCGCAACATGCTCGGCCTCAAAAAGCGCGACTGATCCGGGCGGAACCGTCCCGGCTCAAGCCCGAAGTTGTGGCGATGAATGCTTGGACCGTGGGCCTCGCCGGCGGTCTTCTCGAGGGCGCGCCGATCCGCCTGGCTGCAGAGGTGGCCCGCGTGGTCGATGACGGCGACAATCTGCATGTTCTGCCGGTGGTGACGCGAGGGGCCACGGAAAATCTGAATTCGCTGCTGTATTTGCGCGGCATTGACGCCGCGATCATCAATTCCGACGCGCTCGAGGAATACAAGAGCCAGGTGCCGGACATCCAGCGACGGATTGCCTATGTCCTGAACTTGTTCCCATCTGAACTGCATGTCTTCGTTCGACCGGAGATCAAGACCCTGAGCGACCTCGCCGGCAAGAAGGTGAATTTCAACAGCCAAGGTACGGCTGCCGCCTATTCAGGACCGCTGATCTTCAGTCGCCTCGGCATCGATATCGAGAAGACGTTCATTCCGCATCAGATCGCCCTCGAGCAGATGCGTAAAGGCGAGATGGCGGCCGTCGTCTTCATTACCTCGAAGCCGGTCGACGCGTTCGTGAAAGGCCGATTCGAACCGGGCTTCAAGTTCCTGCCCGTCCCGTACGAGAGCAAGTTCGAGGACTATTATCTTCCCGCAGCTCTCGATGCGGCCGACTATCCCAATCTGATCAAGCAGGGTGATCGCGTGGCCACGATAGCCGTTCCGACCGCTCTCGTTGCCTTCAACTGGCCGGCCAGCACGAACCGTTACGAGCGCGTTGCACGCTTCGTCGACCATCTGTTCTCGCGCATCGACAAGCTGCAGGGGCCGGGCTTCGACGCGAAGTGGAAATCGATCAACCTCGGAGCGACTGTGCCCGGTCTCGCGCGCTTTCCTGCCGCGCAGGCGTGGCTCGATCGTCAGCCGCGCACGACGCAGGCATCGCAATGA